One segment of Stenotrophomonas sp. SAU14A_NAIMI4_8 DNA contains the following:
- the fliP gene encoding flagellar type III secretion system pore protein FliP (The bacterial flagellar biogenesis protein FliP forms a type III secretion system (T3SS)-type pore required for flagellar assembly.) → MRVTRSRFATLMPWLILIALCLLPALAFAAPGAPPSLPDVNVGKIGGAPVSLPLQTLLLMTAITLIPSMLLVLTSFTRIIIVLGLLRQALGTGQTPSNQVLLGLALFLTAMIMLPTWDKAWSTGMAPYLNGDIDFQTAWTLTTQPLRAFMLAQIRETDLMTFAGIAGHGTYASPDAIPFPVLVASFVTSELKTAFEIGFLIFIPFVIIDLVVASVLMSMGMMMLSPMLVSAPFKILLFVLVDGWVLTVGTLAASFNPA, encoded by the coding sequence ATGCGCGTGACCCGTTCCCGCTTCGCCACCCTGATGCCGTGGCTGATCCTGATCGCCCTGTGCCTGCTGCCCGCGCTGGCGTTCGCCGCGCCGGGCGCACCGCCGTCGCTGCCCGATGTAAACGTGGGCAAGATCGGCGGCGCGCCGGTCAGCCTGCCGCTGCAGACCCTGCTGCTGATGACGGCGATCACCCTGATCCCGTCGATGCTGCTCGTGCTGACATCGTTCACCCGCATTATCATCGTGCTGGGCCTGCTGCGCCAGGCGCTGGGCACCGGGCAGACGCCGTCCAACCAGGTGCTGCTGGGCCTGGCCCTGTTCCTGACCGCGATGATCATGCTGCCCACCTGGGACAAGGCGTGGAGCACCGGCATGGCGCCGTACCTGAACGGTGATATCGACTTCCAGACCGCCTGGACGCTGACCACCCAGCCGCTGCGGGCCTTCATGCTGGCGCAGATCCGCGAAACCGACCTGATGACCTTCGCCGGCATTGCCGGTCACGGCACCTATGCCAGCCCCGATGCGATTCCGTTCCCGGTGCTGGTCGCCTCGTTCGTCACCAGCGAACTGAAGACCGCCTTCGAGATCGGCTTCCTGATCTTCATTCCGTTCGTGATCATCGATCTGGTGGTGGCCAGCGTGCTGATGTCGATGGGCATGATGATGCTGTCGCCGATGCTGGTGTCGGCGCCGTTCAAGATCCTGCTGTTCGTGCTGGTCGATGGCTGGGTGCTGACCGTGGGTACGTTGGCGGCCAGCTTCAATCCGGCTTGA
- the fliO gene encoding flagellar biosynthetic protein FliO: protein MSLLLATAQAAAKATPQIGQHAATAPSLFGAVLALLAVLALVIGLGWLLKRLPGSGFRPAEGMKLVASLTVGAKERVVVVEVNGQQLLLGVTAGSINTLHTLSEPLPPPAPVRVPDLKNLPNFAQLLQQRLRKDP, encoded by the coding sequence TTGAGCCTGCTGCTCGCCACCGCACAGGCCGCTGCGAAGGCAACGCCGCAGATCGGCCAGCATGCCGCCACCGCACCGAGTCTGTTCGGTGCGGTGCTGGCCCTGCTGGCCGTGCTGGCCCTGGTGATCGGTCTGGGCTGGCTGCTCAAGCGCCTGCCCGGCAGCGGCTTCCGCCCAGCCGAAGGCATGAAGCTGGTGGCCAGCCTGACCGTGGGCGCCAAGGAACGCGTGGTGGTGGTGGAAGTGAACGGCCAGCAGCTGCTGCTGGGCGTCACCGCCGGCAGCATCAACACCCTGCACACCCTGTCCGAGCCCCTGCCGCCGCCGGCGCCGGTGCGCGTGCCGGACCTGAAGAACCTGCCGAATTTCGCCCAGCTGCTGCAACAGCGGCTGCGCAAGGACCCCTGA
- the fliN gene encoding flagellar motor switch protein FliN codes for MNDIDALEPTPAQFGSLQADETQGPDLNLDVILDVPVTLSLEVGRARLPIRNLLQLNQGSVVELERGAGESLDVFVNGTLIAHGEVVVINDRFGVRLTDVVSPSERIRRLR; via the coding sequence ATGAACGATATCGACGCCCTCGAACCGACCCCGGCCCAGTTCGGCAGCCTGCAGGCCGATGAAACCCAGGGTCCGGACCTGAACCTGGACGTGATCCTGGACGTGCCGGTGACGCTGTCGCTGGAAGTCGGCCGCGCCCGCCTGCCGATCCGCAACCTGCTGCAGCTCAACCAGGGCTCGGTGGTGGAACTGGAACGCGGCGCCGGCGAATCGCTGGACGTGTTCGTCAACGGCACCCTGATCGCCCACGGCGAAGTGGTGGTGATCAACGACCGCTTCGGCGTGCGCCTGACCGACGTGGTCAGCCCGAGCGAGCGGATCCGGAGACTGCGTTGA
- the fliM gene encoding flagellar motor switch protein FliM — protein sequence MNDLLSQDEIDALLHGVDSGAVETDPEPPSGEARSYDFASQDRIIRGRMPTLEMVHERFARLWRIGLFNLIRRSAELSVRGIELIKFNDYMHSLYVPTNLNLIRFKPLRGTGLIVFEPTLVFAIVDNFFGGDGRYPTRIEGREFTATEMRVIHLLLKQTFADLREAWAPVMEVDFEYINSEINPHFANIVTPREYVVVCRLHVELDGGGGDIHVTLPYSMLEPIRELLDAGIQSDRNDRDASWGVMLREQLNIAEVTLSSVLASKRMTLRDLTQLKVGDILPIELNTQVPLCVENIPVFTGEFGIANGMNAVKVTATHPPGTRPRVPVIQEDPQ from the coding sequence ATGAATGACCTGCTGTCCCAGGATGAGATCGATGCCCTGCTGCATGGCGTGGACAGCGGCGCGGTCGAAACCGATCCGGAGCCGCCGTCCGGCGAAGCACGTTCGTACGACTTCGCCAGCCAGGACCGCATCATCCGCGGTCGCATGCCCACGCTGGAAATGGTGCACGAGCGTTTCGCCCGCCTGTGGCGGATCGGTCTGTTCAACCTGATCCGCCGCTCGGCCGAACTGTCCGTGCGCGGCATCGAGCTGATCAAGTTCAACGACTACATGCATTCGCTGTATGTGCCGACCAACCTGAACCTGATCCGCTTCAAGCCGCTGCGTGGCACCGGCCTGATCGTGTTCGAGCCGACCCTGGTGTTCGCCATCGTCGACAACTTCTTCGGCGGCGACGGGCGCTACCCCACCCGCATCGAAGGCCGCGAATTCACCGCCACCGAAATGCGGGTGATCCACCTGCTGCTGAAGCAGACCTTCGCCGATCTGCGCGAAGCCTGGGCGCCGGTGATGGAAGTGGATTTCGAATACATCAATTCGGAAATCAACCCGCACTTCGCCAACATCGTCACCCCGCGCGAATACGTGGTGGTGTGCCGCCTGCACGTGGAACTGGACGGCGGTGGCGGCGATATCCACGTCACCCTGCCGTACTCGATGCTGGAACCGATCCGCGAACTGCTGGACGCCGGCATCCAGAGCGATCGCAACGACCGCGATGCCAGCTGGGGCGTGATGCTGCGCGAACAGCTCAACATCGCCGAAGTCACCCTGTCCAGCGTGCTGGCCAGCAAGCGCATGACCCTGCGCGACCTGACCCAGCTGAAGGTAGGCGACATCCTGCCGATCGAGCTGAACACCCAGGTGCCGCTGTGCGTTGAGAACATTCCCGTGTTCACCGGCGAATTCGGCATCGCCAACGGCATGAACGCCGTGAAAGTCACCGCTACCCATCCGCCGGGGACCCGCCCGCGCGTACCCGTCATCCAGGAAGACCCGCAATGA